In Capra hircus breed San Clemente chromosome 5, ASM170441v1, whole genome shotgun sequence, the DNA window AGGGGAACATATTTCTCTACTGGAATAACGTACCCTAAGATCacacctggatttttttttaagtagccatTTAAAATTACTGAGTCCTCAAACATTTCAAGCAATCTAAATCCCGTGGCTCCTATCCCCGCAGGAGATCATCAGACTCACATCCTCATTCAGATGGTCAGCCAGTGAATGGTCCAGCAGCAGAAGTCTGTGAAAGAGGCCTAGGCCTGAGGGGCCTGGCCCATGGGGTGGTCCTGGGGCCTCTGTCTCTGCCAGGTCACCCCACCCCGAGGGGTCCAGAGGCAGCCCTGCCCAGACATCCACACTCAGCTCGGGGTCCTGTGGCCTAGAGTGAATGGGATGGCAGGTCAGGCTCCCTTATGTTCTCTTACAAAGGGGCCTTGAAAGGATACAACAAATCAGGGTCTTAAAAACGTGTAATTCCAGGAATCTGATGTCAGGAAGGCAGAGCTAGGCAGCCGGAGGAGACTCTTCTCAGCAGGGAAGAGCTAGGGTGTGACACTTTGGGTGGGGGGAGATGGGTTAGTACCTGTGTGTGGAATTGTCTCCAGCTGGGGATGCACCCCGACCAGCAGGAGGCCCGTGGTGTCCCAGGCGAAGGGCCTGAACTCGGCCTAGTCCCAGGCtgtggaggagcctggctaggCCCCCTGCGGTCAGCGTCCCATTCTCCCCATACAGACCAAACAACTGGGCCAGGTAATGGTTCTGTTCCTGCTCAGCAGGCCCCAGGTAGGGGGCTGAGCCCTCCACCCGGCCCAAggccacccacacacacaggccAGCCAGCAGGTGACTCATTGGGGGCCCCATTACTCGGGGGACAGGCTTAGAGGCTCTGGTTCCGGCTTCTATTCCCCCTGGTGGAACATCCTGAGGACTGTGCCCTGGAAGAACAAGGAGGAAGGGGCTGGGGCTCCTGCCATGAGCCTGCACTCCTCATACCACCCCCCAACCCAATACAGCAGCAGCCCCACTCGCTCACCCTTCCCCCACTTTGCCTCCTTCTGAGCAGCCTCTTGTTTACCAGTTCCTAGAGCAAGCacttttcctgacccagaacaATCCCTTCACCCGATCCAGAGCTGCCCAGCCCCTGTCCCTCCCATGTCCCCCAGAGCCCAACCCTCAACCTCACCCCACCTCTCTTATACTCCCTCAATCCCCAAGGCCTCACCCCCACTGGCGGTGTGAGAGCCATCACCTCAGGTCCCCATGAGGCCTGGCTGTGGGCACTGAAAGGTTCCTGAGTTATGGAGGGGAGCCAGGCTCAGTCTCTAGCTGCCCTCTCTGGAGGCCACGTCAGATAGAAAGCCAGGATGGCCAAGCCCCCGCCCCTAGCCCAcctgcctgggggtggggccagGGGAGGTGCCAGAGTGGGAAGACTCACATCAGAGGAGTTAATGGTTCACTGGTCTCTGGGGTGGGGGTCAAAGGTCAGTCTCAGCTGGGCCCCCGAGTAGGGAGGGGCCACCCTCTGCCCCTGGAAAAGCCACATGGCCAAGGAcagcctgggcctggccttttcttctAAATAATTTACACACACCCCCAAGCCAGTCGGTACCATCTTAGCCTCTCGCTGCCTAAACTGCCACCCCACCTACCTTACATATGGCATTGGGCTTCATTCAGCTCCAACCCCCATGCCCCATGCCCACATTCCCTGGAAAGTTGGTCCCAGATGTCCCTAAGCTGGAGAGGAGGGTAAAAAGGCAGATGAATGGCAACCCCAGATGCATGGGTAAGAAATTGTTTTTAGCAATTCCTCATTCCAGAAGAGAAAGAGCCAGAACTCAGGGAATCATGACCAAGAAAGGGGACGCTCTGGTGGGAGGAGGAAAGGAGTGTCCAGGCCCTCTGCAAACGTCTGACCTGGCTTTAAGTTGGGGAGCACAGTCTGAGCTGGGTGGTTGGTCCAGGGGGTTGAGGTTGGCATTACCTGACAGCAGCAAACAGGGACACCAGAGGAAGGGGGACGCCGTCTTCTTGGTTCCAGCTGTGGGGGGTAGGCAGGCAGGTGGACAAGGGTCACCcgcagggagggggcgggggaggagcgCCACCTTAAAGGAGCAGGCTCtgcttctcccctccctctcctagGGACACCCCAGCTGCCGATCTCTTCATTTTCCCATGGAAAGCAAAGGAGTCCAGTACAGAGTGGTAACATTTATTAGGAAGGAGAGATTCAACTAGACTTCCACATCACACACTCAAGAAACAGACTAACCGTCGTTTCTAAGCAGGAAGGAGGGGAGGCACAGAGCCCTGAACCCCAGGAGACAGGCAGCTTCAGCTGGACAAGGAGGGGAGAATGGGCTGAGGGGGGAGAAAGGCCACTGCTCACCCACCCTCCAGTGAAGTTTAGTGGCTAAAACACATCTACCCCCTGacccccagagacggcagcccaggaGAAAGCTGTGTTCTCTAGCAGACGCTTGGCTTATGGCTGGTGGCGGGAAGGAGGAAAGTATCGCTATCTCTTGCTGCTCCTCCGGGTTTCTTTGCCGTTACTGACAGCATTGCTGGAGGGGCCGGGGGGGCCGGCAGGTGTGTGGTTGGGCTGGCTTCTGGTAATTCGGGTgctgggggggtgggagggagtgtgAGGCGGGTGCGGGCCACCACCAGAACCTGGTGGGGCGCTCAGTCCATTCCCGTTCTGGCTCTCAGAGGCTAATTgtgggagaaagaggagaaacaCAGGAATCAGAAAACGAAGGCAGGCAGGCGTTCATCCCCAAGACCTCCCTGCAGCTCCGGCTGACAGAACAGTCTCCACCAAGTACAACTGCACATTTAAGGCTGTGTGACCAAATGCAAAGAATGTGAGTTTTAGGAAGGGGCCCCAGAGAAGATGCAATCATTTTGACAGTTGCTACATGAACCAttgtatattttcttaaaaaaaaaaacaaaaacaaaaactggctgCACCTCACAGCTTGTGGTATCttacttagttccctgaccagggattgaacctgggccctcagcagtgagagcgaggagtcctaaccactgggctgccagggaatccctattttttcttttttactcatCTCTATCATTAGGAGTCACACCTAGCTGTTTCGTTCTAGGCTCAAGGACCACCGACAAAATAGCTCTTGACCAAAACTGACTGTAAAACTGAAGAATCACTGGGAAGGGAAGTTTGTGTTAAAATGTAAGAATGAtcttgaaaggaagaaaaaagtgtGGTGTGTATCACAATGAATCACATTCAtttgagaaaatataaacaagcaaaaacaaaacaaaacaaaacaattatacaTACTCACACCCCAAAAATGATAGACAAcacttttgtgtatgttttcaGTGCTTAATCCTTGAACTACCTTAGCTGTGAAAGCCACCATCACCACACTTACCACAGTGTTACTACTAACATAACCATCATCTGTGGGACTATCTCCTGCATGGACTTCAAGCTCCTAAAGACAAGTGCTGTGTTTTTTCCCTTgtattcctcatctataaatgctTGTTAAATGAAGATAGATGCCTGCCTCTCACATACACAAGGCACCATGAACCCTAACCATACCCCTGCTGATCCAGCAGACAAAGGTATCTGCAgccaaaatttaagaataaagctCTTTCCTTAATTCACAGAAATAATTAAGAGAGTATGTAGAAAGTAACTTTTTATgccatacatttttttctttaaaatcttctGCACCTATTAGCAGAGGACAAAGCAAATAAACATGTAGCAAATGAGTATGAGGGGACAAACAGGCTTAAATgtatcttatttaaaatatttttgtaaatgatgGAGTTATAGAGACCAGAGAATATGTAACTGTCATTTTCAGTTGAAAATATGGATGCTTACTTTTTATGGTGGAATTAAATGTTGTTATTTCATGGTGCTTCCAAAAAAACACCATGACCTTGAGTGGTTCTAATGCAGGTGAGGAAACCACGGTAACTGAGGATGCAGACACAGACTGAGGAACGCCAGAGGCAGCCCGAAGCCTAGTGTCACTGGGAGAAACGTAAGGCATGGATCCGAGGCAAGAGAGCCAAACATCCAGGAATAGTAGCATCAGCTGGGAGATGACCCAGGAGAAAAGAACAGTAAAAAAACAGGTTTCTAAGGAAAAACCAAGGGAAGAAGGGAGTGATGTTGGTGAGTGACTCTAATTAAAAGTTGATGATCTACAGGAGGACAAACTCTCAAGAGACCAAAAGCAAGGGCTTCTGAGTTGGAAGAACCATAATCCCGAGGGCCAAGGCCTAGGAGCAGGGCCTTAAATTTCAAGAGTGGCAACCCTAAACAGAAACTGGGGTTAAAGTGGTGCAGTACGGACTCCATGCAGAGTCATGTAAGTAACAGTGTATCAGAACTGATACTGAATCAAAATAGGCAAGGGTGGGAAATGCCAAGTTTCTGCCAAAGgagaagcagagaggaaggagCTAGAATGAAAGAGGGCAGTCTGCAGAGAAACTGCTCTCATTTTTGGCTTTGAGTGTTAGTGGCAAAAGGGAGCTCTATCAGTGATAGAAACATATCCCCAAATGTTTTCACCTGAGGGACTTGCAAAAGAACggagagagggacttccctggtggtccactggttaagaattcgcctgccaatgcaggggacataggtttgatccctggtcagggtactaaCATCTCACATGCCGcgggggcaactgagcccacgcaccacaaggaagatcctgtgtgatgcaactaagacctgacataaccaagtaaataaatatacaaacacttattaaaaaaaaaaagaactggggtGGAAAAGGCTATAATCACAGAAAAGAGATTTGGAAAAGGGATGAAGGCAATGCATCTCTCCAGGCTGGGGAGATTAGGGAAACTAGGAGGGCTAGCGAATGGAAGAGAACACATTTACCTGGAGAAGTAGCAGGGGGTCCAGTGGTAGCCTGGGGAGCCGCAGGGCCACTGTCGTTCTGCACCTGGAGGCACAAATGACATATTCAGACCTTACTCTCTGCCAGGCTTCTTGGCCTGACCTACCCTCCTTCCCCACATCACAGTCATGGGACCCACCGTCTTGTTGGGTGCCTGCTGGGCACTGTATTCGGGGTTTGGCTCACTGAAGTTAGGAACCTCAGAATAAACCATACAGAATCTGCAAGAGGAGAAAGTGGCAAAGCCTCAGGCCCATCCCCTGGAAACCTCAGAAAGGTCCAGGTTCTGAACATGGAATGCACAGCCTCATGCTGCCTCCTGCAAAACACAAACTTCTTTCCTTCGCCTGTGCTTCTACTTTCCCAAGATAGCACTTACTCTCCAATCTTCTGAAGATCACCCCCACGGCCAGTGTACAATGTCAGACAACCTTTGAACACTGATGCGTACCTGTGGGGGTACAAAAAGCAGGATTCAGAGTTACAGAAAAGGCCCTTGAATAACCAGAAGTCATCTGATGGCTTACCCTTTGGTGAGCCGGATAATATCCCCAGGCTGGATCAGGTTGCCCACGTCATCCCAGACAGAGATATTGATGCTGCCAGTTTTGTCGGCCACTTTGCAGGTCCGAACCTCGTGCCCGTCCTTTGTCTTGGTCACTCGGCCTGGAGGAAATAGAccaatggggtgggggtggtcaaATAAATAGGGGTGGTGATGATCAGAGGGATGAAGTCTAGATATTGGCAGAGTGAGGTGTACAAACAGGGCAAAGCCAaatccctggggcagggaggagcCAGCACCATGGAGAGGGCCCTGAGTGGGAAAAGGCCCTGAGGCACTGGAGGCTTGGATCTGGCAAGAGTTCCCTCCATCTACCCTGCACTCGACTACAACTCTCCGGGCGGGGGCTAGGAGAGAGACTGGACGTAAGCAGCGTCTTGGGGTGCGCCCTGCCATTCTGGGTGCAAGTTAAGAATGGTTCTCCCCAACCCCGAGAGCCTACGCAGGGGGCCCGCCGCCCCAGCAGAGCCACCTGTCTCCAGCACAATGAAGATGAGGTTCAGATTCTTGAGCCCGGGCTTGATATCCTTCACGAAGGTCTCCGTCGTCATGCTGCCCGAGCCTCAGCACCCCACTAGAAGGGGGGAAAGGGGATGAATTCGTTCAATGCATGGACCTTCCCATGTCCACTTCGCAAGGCCTATCTACCACACTAGGCTGGCCAGGCAGCCCTAAACCATCTAACTCTTCTGAAAGGGTAGAAACGAACTTCCCCGTGGGCCTCCAACTTCAAGATCAGAATTTGGGTCTCTGGACAGGCTGCTTCGGGGCTGGAAGTCCCCCCTCCCCCGATGCTCTTTCAGTCTCAAGTCCCGAAGCGGGGAAGCCGACGGAAACCGGGGCAGAGAACCTGATGCAGAGCCAAG includes these proteins:
- the NABP2 gene encoding SOSS complex subunit B1, whose protein sequence is MTTETFVKDIKPGLKNLNLIFIVLETGRVTKTKDGHEVRTCKVADKTGSINISVWDDVGNLIQPGDIIRLTKGYASVFKGCLTLYTGRGGDLQKIGEFCMVYSEVPNFSEPNPEYSAQQAPNKTVQNDSGPAAPQATTGPPATSPASESQNGNGLSAPPGSGGGPHPPHTPSHPPSTRITRSQPNHTPAGPPGPSSNAVSNGKETRRSSKR